From the Rattus norvegicus strain BN/NHsdMcwi chromosome Y, GRCr8, whole genome shotgun sequence genome, one window contains:
- the Sry3b2 gene encoding sex-determining region Y protein-like: MEGHVKRPMNAFMVWSRGERRKLAQQNPSMQNSEISKQLGYQWKSLTEAEKRPFFQEAQRLKTLHREKYPNYKYQTHRRVKVPQRSYTLQREVASTKLYNLLQWDNNLHTIIYGQDWARAAHQSSKNQKSIYLQPVDIPTGYPLQQKQQHQQQQHVHLQQQQQQQQHQFH; this comes from the coding sequence ATGGAGGGCCATGTCAAGCGCCCCATGAATGCATTTATGGTGTGGTCCCGTGGAGAGAGGCGCAAGTTGGCTCAACAGAATCCCAGCATGCAGAATTCAGAGATCAGCAAGCAGCTGGGATATCAGTGGAAAAGCCTTACAGAAGCCGAAAAAAGGCCCTTTTTCCAGGAGGCGCAGAGACTGAAGAccctacacagagagaaatatcCAAACTATAAATATCAGACTCATCGAAGGGTTAAAGTGCCACAGAGGAGTTATACTTTGCAGCGTGAAGTTGCCTCAACAAAACTGTACAACCTGTTGCAATGGGACAACAACCTACACACTATCATATACGGACAGGACTGGGCTAGAGCTGCACACCAGTCCTCCAAGAACcagaaaagcatttatttacaGCCTGTGGACATCCCCACTGGATACCCACTACAGCAGaaacagcagcaccagcagcagcagcacgtgcacctgcagcagcagcagcagcagcagcagcaccagttCCACTAG